Genomic segment of Procambarus clarkii isolate CNS0578487 unplaced genomic scaffold, FALCON_Pclarkii_2.0 HiC_scaffold_2311, whole genome shotgun sequence:
TGTTTGTGTCTCGCTTCTCATTCGTGTTTGTGTCTCACTTCTCATTCTTGTGTGATGTCAATAGTATTTTACCTAACTATTTTATGGACAAGAATTCGCTTGAATGCAGACAGAGAAAGATGACTAAGTTAATCTTccaggaattagaaaccttccTCTTATAAAAACTTATTTGAagcgtaatatatttatattacctAGAAAGGTGAATAGTAaggggagcacacacacacacacacacacacacacacacacacacacacacacagcaaccgattgctggaaaggcgggatccaagagtcaatgctcgatcctgcaagcacaaataggtgagtacacacacacacacacacacacacacacacacacacacacacacacacacacacacacacacacacacacacacacagcaaccgattgctggaaaggcgggatccaagagtcaatgctcgatcctgcaagcacaaataggtgagtacacacacacacacacacacacacacacacacacacacacacacacacacacacacacacacacacacacacacattgtggaaAGAAACTACTTAAGACAGGAcagaagagaaagaggaggagacacACTAAGCTTCCTGATCTTGACCCTGAATGAAGAACACCTCGTGAACTTGGAACATGAACAACAACAACCTCGTGATCATTGTTCTCTGACTATATGACCCAACTTAAAATTATAGCCATGGGACAACGGGTCAGAGAAAGGAGTCTTTTGAAAAAGAAAATTGGAAAAGAGTATGAGGAAAATATACAATTAGTAGAGGAAGAGAGTTGAGCAAATGATGGATCAAGTCAAATGGAGGTTCAAAGAGGCTTATTCATAGCAACAATAAGTAGAAGAACATATAAtaccccatcttgaggttatcttaagatgatttcggggcttagtgtccccgcggcccggtcctcgaccaggcctccatcctcaggaagcagcccatagcagctgtctaactcctaggtatctatttactgctaggtaacaggggcatcaaggtgaaagaaacattttgccaatttgtctccgcctcgaccgggaatcgaacccagaacctcaggactgcgaatccgaagcgctgtccaccaaaCTTCATCTTTAATGAAGAGTCAATTACAGAGGGAAAACAGCCCAAGTGCTGGAAAAAGGCAAATGTAACACAAATTTACAATAAATGAGCTAGAGAGGAGACTACAAATTACTTAACTACACACTAGCCTCTCTAACAAGCCTCCTCTGTAACGTACTCTATAGAGTAAGACGACAAAAAGAGCAGTCAACACCTAGAAAGACTCAGGCATTAAAGCACACGTCAACATGGCTTCAGGGCAAGGAAATCATCCTTAATGAACCAAGAGTTGTATAATACAGTAGCAAAAATAAGGCACGAcagagtttagtttagttcatttattatgcaccccatacccatgttgtgggcggtagtggagagggttacagaggcacatacagaggctcagggatgaaccccacaattcatttagctaagcaagttacagcccGCACAGACGAACATTGAAAAGATTGAGAATTTGTGGCCTGCCAAGAATCCTTTGAGACAATACCTGGCCAAAGCTCACTACTCAAACACGAGAGATGCGCCTAAGTGGCAGAGCACTAAAATACATAGAGGAATACCAAACAGACAGGAGtcagagagtggcagtgaggggggCGAGAAGAAACATACGTGGGACAAGGATGGGAACATGCAGCGCATAGAAGCGAACATTGCGAGGGAGGTACCCAGGCCTCCACTAGACAGTTGCTAATGGCCGTACATGCAGCtatcaagtggggggggggggggtgaagagagtaaggaggggggggggggcagggtagggggggggggcaggggggcggGGGAATGACTCAGGTGGAGCACATCCAGTTAGGCTAAAGATACCACCAGAGTCGCTGCTTATAACTGAGACTCCGCCCTTGCTACGCCAGGCACGAGGGCTgtgttgttgttccttgtttCTTGTCTTCGTCGCcttctgtatgtggtggtggtggtggtggtggtggttggtggtggtggggggtggtggtggtggtggtggtggtggtgttgttgttggtggtggtggtggtgatggtggtggtggtggtggttggtggttggtggttggtggtggtggtggtgggggtggttggtggttagtggtggtggttggtggtggttggtggtggttggtggtggtggtggtggtggtgctggtggttgtggtgggggtggtggtggtggtggtggtggtggtgttggtgttggtggtggtggtggtggtgggggtggttggtggttagtggtggtggttggtggtggttggtgttggtggtggtggtggtggtggtggtggtgctggtggtggtggtggtgggagtggttggtggttagtggtggtggttggtggtggttggtggtggttggtggtggtggtggtggtggtgctggtggttgtggtgggggtggtggtggtggtggtggtggtggtggtagtggtggtagtggtggtggtggtggtggtggtggtggtggtggtggtggtggtggtgggggtggtggtgatggtggtggtggtgttggtggtggtggtggtggtggtggtggtggttggtggttggtggtggtggtggtggtggtgatggtggtggtggtggtggtggtggtggtggtggtggtggtggtggtggtggtggtacttacCAATCAGTAACTACAAgagagtgaggtctagctcctggTACCCCGCCTACCAGCCATAGTTGTACCTGTTGCCTTAAAATTGAACAATTCTGACGTTCAAATTCTTCGTCATATCTGGCATTAAAATTGTGGATGGAggcggcttccacaacttctcctTCTTTCGGCGCAAAATTCCTGTTGACCCCCCGTACAGGGCACGAGCATTTCCTGACATTCCTCCGGCTAATAGACATTTCCGCCtgtgtcatctctctctctctctctctctctctctctctctctctctctctctctctctctctctgcatactCCCACACAggcccggaccaaccgggctgtggtgggtatgtgggcctgcgggccgctccaagcaacagcctggtggaccaaactctcacaagtcaagcctggcctcgggccggacttgtgggagtagaagaactcccagaaccccatcaaccaggtatcaaccaggctgcgaAGAGGGTCAAGAAATATTTATAGAGTTTTAAATGTCGTCCTAATATGTGAGAGCTTCCCTTATTCTGCCTATATTAccctgagtgttgtggtgatggtgaatgtGTTGGTGTTTGTATGGTGATGATGGCACCATCTCTGGCACCATCTCTGGCACCATCTCTGGCACCATCTCTGGCACCATCTCTGGCATCATCTCTGGCACCATCTCTGGCACCATCTCTGGCACCATCTCTGGCACCATCTCTGGCACCATCTCTGGCACCATCTCTGGCACCATCTCTGGCACCATCTCTGGCACCATCTCTGGCATCATCTCTGGCACCATCTCTGGCATCATCTCTGGCACCATCTCTGGCACCATCTCTGGCACCATCTCTGGCACCATCTCTGGCACCATCTCTGGCACCATCTCTGGCACCATCTCTGGCACCATCTCTGGCACCATCTCTGGCACCATCAACTCTGCAGTAAACAGGGAGCCAGGTCACCGGGCAAACGCCTCTCCACGTacacacatacgta
This window contains:
- the LOC138362667 gene encoding diacylglycerol kinase kappa-like; this translates as MVPEMVPEMVPEMVPEMVPEMVPEMVPEMVPEMVPEMMPEMVPEMMPEMVPEMVPEMVPEMVPEMVPEMVPEMVPEMVPEMVPEMMPEMVPEMVPEMVPEMVPEMVPSSPYKHQHIHHHHNTQGNIGRIREALTY